From the genome of Trichosurus vulpecula isolate mTriVul1 chromosome X, mTriVul1.pri, whole genome shotgun sequence:
TAGCAAAGCAGTGTTTGTATAAGGACTATCTGGGATAGGGAAATAGCCTCCTTATATTGAACTGGATTTTCAATGGAGCATTCATTAAAAGCTGGTTTCTACCTGCATCAGCTAAAGTTAGTGGCtctaagaaggaaaggaaaacaacataatTTAACTTCAATCATAAATTGTCAAATAAACAAATGGGCTCCTATTTAAGAGCCTTTAAATCAAGCATTAAAAAGATAGGGGGCTGATGGAAATTCAGATACTGTATATCaccttaaagtgctctacaaTAACATCTCATTTCTCCAGAGCTGTCAGCTAATGAAGGGTTCCAAAGAAGGGAATTCGCCAGGCGGGTACACTTAGCTTACTTCCTCAACTTTGCCAGTCAGTTGGTGCTTCCTCTGTACAAGACCCTtttctaggtgctggagatagagACGGATAgaacacagtccttgcccttgggGGTAAGGGGGAGAAgatgcaatacacacacacacacacacacacacacacacacatacacacagagcacACTCAAATGGGCATGCACACACAGTGAAATGAGCCATTAATGCAAAACTGTGTGTGATGtgggcaaaggagagatccagacaacaggctctaggaaaatttgaggaggtgGTCAATGAGAGAAGGGGGATGTAGCAATTGGACTGAACTTtcaaagaagctaaggattctggaaaggtaggaaggtgaggaaggagtatgGTCCAGCTAGGGAGAATGACAGAGGCTGCTGGTGACGTACTGAGGTTAGAGAATAGTTTTTATTCCATCTCACAGAACCATAGAAGGGATCTTAGGGGTTaccaaagggaccttagaggtcatctaagagaggttcaaccctctcattttacagaggaggaaactgaggcccagaggaagtaaagtgacttactcaaggtcatacagatagaagTTCAATTGCAACTGTCTGCACAAAGGAGTAATGtaaaagaagtctggaaaggtagattggagccagattgttgaGAACTTTAAAGGCCAGGCAAAGCAGCATCTTAATTGAGCAGCTAGGTAgttgcagtgggtagagtggcaagcctgaagtcaggaagacccgagttcaaatctgatcccagacacttactagctgtatgactctgagcaagtcacttaacctctgtgtctgCCACAAGTTCCTCACCTGAAAAACGAGGATAATAACAACGCTTAgatcccaaagttgttgtgaggatcaaatgagataattgtagagggcttggcacaatgcctgacacataacaggtgctatataaaagctcTCATTAATccataggcaatagggagccatggaaaggtttttttttgggggggggagtatTTCCATGATCAGACCTAtaccttaggaaaattattttgaaagacATCGTCAGTGAAGAGAATAATTAAGTAGCTATTATTGTATCATACTGCATTATAGTATTGATAAAAGGTGATGAAATGGTTGCTGGGAGAGAGTGGTCAGGAGGCAGATGCAAGAGATTTTATGGAGTTTGAATCATTGGGACTTGGCAGCTAAAGgctcctgggggaggggaggcaaaagaaaaggaagagccaGATAGCTCAGGTTACGCACTCAGCTGCCTGGGATGTTCAGAGACATTTGAATGGTGCAGCTCAGGGAAGGTTAGGGGAGAGGATTTCACTTTGGGAATTGTTGAGTTTGACAAGCCAGTGAAAAATCCTGAGGGTAACATCCAGCAAGGCAGTTATCAATGGAGGGCTGGAGGTCAAAGCAGAGATTAGGACTGCTGTAGAGATCTGGGTGTTATCTACCTTGAGGAGAGAAATAAGCCCATGGGAGCAGATGAAATCCGCCAAGGGAGCTATCATTTTCTAAGAAATGACACTCCTCTGCCTTCTTTAAACAGAGATGAaatatcacttaaccttttcttaATGATTCAGGGTCACCGTTATGAATATCTTGCTTTTTGTCCCCTTCCTTAACTGTCCCTTCTCCAAGTTTTCGCTGTGCCTGCCTCTAATTTGCttctttgtgtgtatgtaaaagCAGATAATCAAGATCCTTAGTAATTGCATGTTACAGATGGTGAACTTCAGAAGTGAAGGACTAACACCTGAATTGAGGAAGATTTGAAAAAGTTTGAGACTGGCCGGCCAATAatgcggaaatatgttttgcatgacttcatatgtataatgggtatcacatttcttgccttctgagtggggaagggggtggaggaggggagagaatttgtaactgaaaataaacattaaaaaaaaagattgccctGTCAAGGAGGCCGTTACAGGTTTTTGATCActagggtcccttccaagtcCAAATCTGTAGGCTctctcctcagtttctccatctataaaatggagataataacccTTCTACTACCTTTTGTAAAGCAAGCCTTTTGGGAACTTTAAAGCCCTCTAGAATTCTGAATTATTATTATATGCAGAATCTAATTAACTTCAATTGTTAGGCAGTTATTCTCAGATTTGATTTTTGCTGGTTTGAGATTTGGTCGATttctcatttaagaaaaaaaagtatgagaaACTGACAAAGGTTTTGTATAGTGTTAAAGGGAATCTTTTCTCAACACTTCTATTACGAGCATTTCTTCAGAATAATGTCTGAGCAAATTACTATTAGTTCTTCATATCTCATTTTATGCAACACTCATTTACTAAATGTCTGTGTGCCAAGTAATGCAAAATGTGCtcggatacaaagataaaaatcaatcccctgccctcaaagagcttacattctcttgggaGTCAAAAGATTCCTAAGTAAGACATCCTGGGGAAGccagaaaggagggggaagggaatctTAACCAGGGACTCCATGAACCTGGAAGGGAAACAAATTTTCTATTTTCACTGACCTCTAAGtgaaatttagaatttccttcatttaaaaatcttattctgagaaggggtccacaggcatCACCGGACTTCCTGGCCAAGGGATCTAGGACACAAAAAGGATAAAGAATCCCTGTTTCTGGAAGTGTGGTCCTACCCAGAAATGAGTGACTTCCAATGAGCTCTCTTCCTAAGCAACTACAAGCTGGTAATACTTTAAATTTCCCTGAAGCCATGAAGTGCTCCCCACCATGCCCCAGGTTAGGGGAAGGCCtcagaggccacaggttccagtCCCTTCTGTGCTCCTGGGCTGGCTTACTTTGGATGTCACTCCAGCCAGTCTCCTTCTGTGCAAGATGAagggattggatgagatgacgtctaaaatttcttccagttctgaatgTATGATTTAAAGTCTGAATTTGAAATAAGAAATGGGATTTTATGTGGTAGGTGCTAGCCTACCGTAGCCTGGGCACTTGGATCATACCTTCCTGTCTTGGCACACTGAACACAGAAGGGAGAGAACAGCCTCTTTGTGGCAAGGAAGCCGGCTCACCAGGAACTGGCTGCATGTCTCCATTAGACAATCAGCAATCAAGTCTAACACACTAAAATGCTTTCTTAAAAATCTGGACTTACCTTATAATTATTCCTCACAGTTCTGTTCATTTTCTACAGGAAATATAAGAACATCAGGAAGGAATAGTAATAAGAggctacaaatatttattgaatcacAATACTTTGAGATTGCATGTAGAGACTTTTAATGACCACGGGATCAAACTGGCACAAATTAGAAGACTAGACTATTACAGAATCCATTCAGATAGTCGTtagaaaaaatgcattttaaaaggtAATAGCGATTCAGTTTAAAGACTAAAATCCCCcccctttccttccattattactgttttaaacatttttaaaaatagcagtcATTTGGTACAAACCACTCCTGCTCCCCTAAAAGTTCACCTAATATTATTACCGCAATTACTGCAGTATACTCATCTGATCTGGACCCCGGATTCTAGAGCAATTAAATGGTTTTAATTTGGTTAGGGTgggcagcgggggtgggggggtcagCTTAATTTTTCTAGCACACAGCATGGGTATGAAGATCAATTTTCAAAGCTAGTTCACTGATGGAGGCAAATTTGGAGTAACTGGGGGGAGGGCAACATCAGAACATCTTTCCAGAGATGTAAGTATTGCTTTCAAATACCAAGAATAGTAAAAAGAACTAATAAGTGTTGCCAGAACTTGCTGCAAAGTAGAGGTATTACAGGCTGctttaatgaaaagataaaaaaattatttgtaattacCTTTCAAAATTAACATATATTAATGGGGATTTCTATAGccctggaaaatatttaatttgataACAGCCCTCCAgcaaacatatcattcatttccACCACGTGAAAAGCCAGTGATAACCAGATGTTCTAAATGGGGTATCTGCTGAGTTGGGGGGTGGCGGCATGCTCTCTAGAGAAAAGGAGCCCTGGTCTTGGTGCCCAGGCTCTACTGCTGACCTAAGGCCATTCAAGTTGTGTTCCATActcctcaatctgtaaaatgggaagaatgaccATAGAGGAAGCACTCTGGAGCAAGCCAGAAGTACCAGACATATTGGAAAGTGACTGCTCCAAGCTGGTGTTCCCTTTACCTTTGGTTTGAGGATTTTCTCCCCTGGATACAACCTGATACCTGCTGCTTCACTGGTCCACCTGGACAGTAACTATActtttcctgaaaaaaataaagctagtTGGAAGAAAAATACCACAGACTTCTAAGAAGACAACGGCGAGATTTGTTTGAAGATGAAAACTTCCCATTTCAAAGACTCTTCTGCACTGGGTTTGGGATAGTGTGCTAGACCCAGAGTCACACGTGAAACACCTGGAGTCATACAACTGCTGTCTCTGGCACTTGCTCATTAGAGCCTTTAGACAACTGACCTAACGTCTCTTGTGCCATTCAATCAGCCATCATTTAATAAGAGCcaatgtaccaggcattgtgccaggcactggggacaggaACACAagagaaacaattcctactctggAGGAGCCACCTCCCAGGGGGTTGTGTGGGAGGAGGGCATGGTTAGCTCCTTTAACACCAAACCCAATTACTGAAGTCTAATATTGCAAGTAAAATAGTATTCGATTAAACAGCTAATGAGAATAAAGGTATCCAGCAGcaaaagtggattttttttttcattttctgcataATGGAGACATTCAGAGAAGGGAGGTGGAGAGTGAATAACTGAGTAACTGTGATCAGGGTCAAATACAGAGACAGGATCCATAATGGACAGTTATCTGCAATCAGCTCTTCCTTATGATGTGTATGAAAGCAAATCTTGAAATAAGTGAAAGGGTTCaaaacaagtctttattaagatGTTTTACATGAGGCACAGAAATTGTACAAGAACTTTTCAGTGAAGCACCTTCCAAAATAGCCCTACCGACCATCTAGAAAGTGCAGAAGAAAAGACACACAGTAGGAGGCTCCATCGTTGGGAAAACAGTTGCTTGGAAAATAAGATGATTTGGTTTGTTCTTTTTATCAATTTTCAGGACCTCATTCTAACAGTAGTGACTTGCTTCTGTTTGCCTACTTACATAAGCACTTGACGAATAGAGGGGATCCCATACCCTAATCTAAGTGAACACTTGTGAACTGCAAAGAAGAATACTGGAATTTCACACTGGAAACTCAttttagaaataggaaaaagtGACACCCCACTCCAAGGGACAAGAAAAACCTAGGAATGATGTAAAAAGAAATCCCATAGCTTACGTAGGCTGTAAGAAAGAATTCTGGTTAAGATGCAGCAAGTGATATCAAAGACTCTTCCAGAAGACTATCTATCGAGCCTTGGCCTAAAAAGAAGCCTCTGCAGGAACTCTGGGAGGTTTCCCCTTTCCATTTGGAACCAGTCTGCTGGAAAGGAGATCCTGCACTGAAGggcaagaataataataataaattcagaCACCCTTACATTGTGCTACTCCTCAGTCTTGTCAACTTCAATCCCTTAACCTAGTTTTTACCTTTAACCATATCTCCTCATTTCCTCGGTTTACTTTCCCTATTCAAAACTACTTGAAATGTCATACGGAAACACCAAGAACAAAGCCAGTAAGTCTTCTTCCCTCCATCTCAGAACTTTGACTACAAGGAAGCTATGATACTGAAAATTGATTTCTAGTAAAAAGATCCAGACATGTAACAAAGTGACCTATGTAAATGCCCACCAGAAAAACATGGAAGTCAGAGCTGGGTGAAATTCTCCTCTGCTTAGATCAAGGATTTCTCTAAAATTAGGAAATGGTTACAAACACTGGTAACTTCAAACGACTGCAAAGGATGCTAGCCCAAGTCATCTTAATTAATCTCAGTGCTATTATctgtgctccccacccccaagcaagAACTGCATTTTTCAATCTTTGTAGGCCCAGCAAGTGCCACATATGATTCAGCATGTATTTCAACATTTGTTACTGAATGGAACTTTGTTCTCATTGACAAGACCCAAGTGACAGAGGCTATTTCAAGGACTTCCTAAGTGACTAAAATCACCTGGCCTCAGGATAACAGGAATGTTTTACTCGTTAGATGGGGCTTATGCAAACTATGGAATTACTTTGAGATAAGACAAGTTATTGTTGACTAATTCAGTGTAGTAAAAAGAAATCTAAGTTCTCTTTCAACAGTTGATTTACTAGAGAAACAAGACCCTTCTTTAGCATATGCTTCCTTCTAAAAACCAAAGATGCTTTCATATGAATGGCTGTGATTTATTCCAGTTTTCACCCAAAATAATGTACTGAAAAATTCACACTGACTATGGAATAAATCTTAATGTGCAACATCTCAGTGAAAGATTAATGCCAGTGTCTAAAACCTGAGCACTTATCTacatgaaaggaaaacaaaaaaaaaacccaaaatctaATGGTCTGAGTAGTTTTTACTCATTTCCAGTGTAAAATGCAGTTTAATTTGCTTGATAAAACCTGCATGTGTCCCGAACAATTGTGCAAGTAATACAACAAAACATTGCAAAAAACATTTTTGGTTGTAAAAAGATGAAATTCTTTGCCTACTGATTCCAGCTAGTTGATTTTCTAACTTTTAATTCTGCAATAGCATGAGATTAAGTGAAGTGATACCGATTTCACAAACTACTGTACTATGAGGCGCATGACTCCTCAGATAGAGAGCCTTAAGCAGTTTCCTGAATTTTAGCCTAATCATAAATATACTCTGTACCTATTTCTTTATTCTACCCATTATCAAAAGGTGATGCTCCCTTCAGTCTTGTTTGCCTTCCCGCCACTGGCGTGAGCCTTCATTCCATGCGACGTAGACGAAGAGCGCAAGTACCACGTGAAcggcaacaacagcaacaatcgCGGCATAAAAATAGCTGTCTCGGTTGGACAACCCCAAGGTACCTATGAGGGaaacaaaaacatacacattTTGTTTTAGACCAAAATGTACAAAAAACCATCAAACTGCACACACTGACTCTGCTATTTGTGGAGATAGCTCCCcagtagggggaagaggaattagaacTTGGGTCTGTGAAATAACTAGGCCCACTGGGACAAGCCAATTATTCTGGAAGAGAACTACAATTAGAACTTTCTCTAGAACTTCATCTCCTCTTTTCCAATGTCTGTAAAAGGTGCATTCCTCAGCTCCTGCCTCCTATGCCAGACCCTGATCCTCGTGAGACACCAGAGACAACTTACAAGATTAAACTAAGCCATTTTGCAGAAAAAGATCAATAAGTAGGATGTCAAGCTCCAAATgaagtaaacaacaaaaaaaatggccTTTCTGGAAGGGACTAAGAGCAATCTGACTTTGGGGAAAACAGCCACAAAATCTTAAAGAAACCAAATTACGAGCATTTAGTTAACAAGTATCAAATAGGtcagaaaaaaacataaacaagTTAAAATGGAACATGATAAAAAATGTCTGCGTTTCTAGGTTTAGAATTACCTTCAAACACATAAGatttagaagaaaaatataaCCCAATAGGTAAGGTGATCATTAAAGCTGTAAAAACCAGAAGAGTCTTCAGAGTCGATGTTAATGAGCCTTCATTtctgaaatggacaaaaatacacataaataaaaGTCAAGCTAGTCAATAATGCAGTATTCTGTGCCGGTGGTAGCTCATGCTAGGCACTGCATAGCGACAGAGACCTAGACAAGCTCTATGTGTCTAAGGAACTTCAAATCGAGTTAAggaaaaggatatgaatgggaaaCAACTAATAAAGGCATACAAAGCAACATATCAATAAGAGCGAATCAATACAGGGCAAGCTGATTAAGTGCTGAGGGGATGAAAGAGGTGGAGTGATTGGGGTCATTCAGAAAATTGCCCAAACACATTCCCTTAATATTTCTTCCAACAAATAACTATAGTACAACACACAAGCAGCCTTCATTCAACAAAGGGGCTATGTTCGATATTTGTTGTAAAGCACATCACTAGTGGTGGACACCTCCCACCCATCATCTTCCATTATAAAACCAGAgctttttggggggatgggggcagagtggggggagaggaaacCTGGCTCCTAGAtataaaaaatactgaattttAAATGCAGTCAAGctcttaaaacaaaatcaaaaatgttTCTGTAACCATGAAATtgtcaaagctgaaagggactttgaaGATCATGTGATGCCACATCATCATCAGACAGGAAATTGCTGGAGCAGAGGGAGGAATTCACTTGTTCATGGCCGTATTAGTGGCAGAGCAGGAGCTTCTTCCATGATACTCTCCCAGCAAATGCTGCCTATGCCATGCTGCACCCAAAGTCAGTCACAAACCAAAAACACTGAAAAGTCCAACTGTGGCATTGTAGCAGAGACTTGGGCAAAGACTTGTTTTCCTAACATCATTCCTCCTCTGGATGGCCAAACTGCCCAAgtgtaagttattattataagCTGTGTTTGCTCAGCCTCAGACTACCTGAACTTTTCTGCAAACTACACCCAAGTCTCCTGATGCCTGAGCCAGTTCATCTAACTTTCTCATGgtaatttttcctctttcccctagGTGCTACACCCCTTCGAATTATCACTTACAATGATCTCTTTACATATCATCTCCTACCATTAGACTAAGCTCAAAAGCAGGTTCAGTTATTTAAGCTTGATTTCATTTCCTCCAAGGTACAGGGCTCTGTATATATTaaggcaggaattcttaacctgaggtctgactttaaaaaaatattttgataactatatttcaacaatTGGGTTCTtttgtaatgctatgtattttattgtgtgcattttaaaacattctgagaaagggtctgtaggcttcactTGACCACCCAAGGGGTCCAAGACATAAAAAGGGTTAAGACCCACCGCCCCCCCAAGCCTGTAATAAGAttgttcttctatttcttcatacaGCCACTTGTCAAGGATGTGTGATCTCTCAAGTATGGGTACTCACTCTCCAGATTCAGATAGGAAATCCTCTATAATTTAGTTTCTGGTCTTTGAAAAGTGTCAAGAATTTCATCACCCTGCAGTCAACAGTTCTTCATCTGGCCTGTATCATAACTAGTAGGACTTGTCAGAATTTGTGATCAGCgagcatagcctttgagaactgaGAGTATTTGTGTCCAAGGCCAATGTattttggtgcttttttttttacatcctccTCCCCAACATCCCACCCATCACTTGAACCTTGACCTTATATAGCTGTTACCAAGAGGAGAAGACAATCAACTGGCCCCCATCTGTGAAGTGCCAGGTCCTGTGGATACAAATGTGAGCCAGTCTTTAGGAAGCTTGCCTTCTACTTAGGTAAGACTACAGGGACTGAAGTGCCTGATCTTGCCTTGGCAGTGGAGGttcatataaatacacatatcaACCATGCAATGCCTACCTCTGTAGGCAAAATGATGCAGTATACTGACCAAACTATTCCCCACTTAGTCATTTTAATGGCTGTCCCCAAATTAAAATGGTTGGCTCCTGAACCTAGCAAAATGCCAGTCTGCTGAAGGTAACTAGCTGCTGGGCTTTACCTTCAACACACAGGGATTTGGGAGGTGGGTGTGTGGGCGTGCACAGACGATATCATTCTGGACAACATTCTCACTTCAgagattagaaaactgaagctcgaaggggttaaaatgacttgttcagggtcacatgactagtaagtgacagagctgagattcaaactcagatctgcAAACACAAAATTCCAACTTCTTTCCATCATAACATGCTGCTCTAAATGATAAGTGGCGGCACAGGATATTCAGGTAGCACAGGAGTGACTGTGATTCAGTTGATTAGGTCCTTTAGTTCAAAATTCTAACAGGCAACAGATACTTGTTTAACTCAGcagtgcaggaaaaaaaaagtcttaaattTACCAGTACAGAAAGAGCTACCACTCCTAGGTGGTATGGgccaaaagaagtttaaaaacagCAATCTttaccagttttcctaacatggATTGCTATTTTAAGGCTGTAGCTGTGGTGGCTGAAAGAAATGATTTTCAAGTAACATAATTGGAAATCTACTATAATgtctttttacaaaaaaaaaaaggggtggggttGGAGTAAAAACAAGACGATCTTATTTCATTTAAGCAGTAGTAATACGGATGCTTCTACAACTCTGAGATACTTCCAATTGCTGTCTTCATTACTCACTTTGCCATGTCTGAAAATTAGCATCAGTGGCATTCTGGATTGTGGCCAGGAAATTATGAGACTGCAGAGAGTTGAGGGTCCAAGGTAAGAACACGCTAGTCTCTTGATGCCTATAAACTCCAGCCTGGTTCAACTGGTGCCTCAGCTACCTGAAAGGCAGGATTCAGTATTTATCCCCAAATAAAGCACTTGAGCTTATCCaaccagagagaaaaagagaggttcATTGAATTAAAATTTGACTCTGTCTACAATAAAAGTCACTATTTGGTAGAACTCTGTGGAaagaaggatgggggtggggcaagagTTTAAAGTTAGTCTAGAAAATGCTGT
Proteins encoded in this window:
- the VMA21 gene encoding vacuolar ATPase assembly integral membrane protein VMA21 isoform X1, whose product is MERLEKTTLSVLQPPELRNEGSLTSTLKTLLVFTALMITLPIGLYFSSKSYVFEGTLGLSNRDSYFYAAIVAVVAVHVVLALFVYVAWNEGSRQWREGKQD
- the VMA21 gene encoding vacuolar ATPase assembly integral membrane protein VMA21 isoform X2, with the protein product MAKNEGSLTSTLKTLLVFTALMITLPIGLYFSSKSYVFEGTLGLSNRDSYFYAAIVAVVAVHVVLALFVYVAWNEGSRQWREGKQD